From Carya illinoinensis cultivar Pawnee chromosome 5, C.illinoinensisPawnee_v1, whole genome shotgun sequence, one genomic window encodes:
- the LOC122311125 gene encoding protein RADIALIS-like 1, with protein MASSSLSSKSSDSWTAKENKDFERALAVYDKDTPDRWYNVAKAVGGKTEEEVKRRYEELVEDVKRIEAGRVPFPNYKTTGGSGQGKRG; from the exons ATGGCATCCAGTTCTTTGTCCTCCAAAAGCTCCGATTCTTGGACAGCCAAGGAAAACAAGGACTTTGAGCGGGCTCTGGCTGTGTATGATAAGGACACTCCCGACCGTTGGTACAATGTCGCTAAGGCTGTTGGTGGGAAAACTGAGGAAGAGGTGAAAAGGCGCTATGAAGAACTTGTGGAGGATGTGAAACGTATTGAGGCTGGCCGAGTGCCCTTCCCCAATTACAAGACAACTGGAGGGAGTGGCCAGGGAAAAAGAG GATGA